From a region of the Trichocoleus sp. genome:
- a CDS encoding NAD(P)-binding protein has product MRQDFDVIVIGSGIGGLVAGSLLARYGRSVLVCESHTIPGGAVHGFSRRGFHFDSGASFFCGLSDPQSCNPLRQVLDVLGEPIAAVAYDPMGHYHFPEGTFPVYGNADRYKAAIAEVTPQGAKEFAQFEQQLLRLYQGLQDIPTLALRADLHLIPTLLTSYPKALLKLLPQLRTIQGSVGDVMDQWVRDPLGAPLD; this is encoded by the coding sequence TTGCGGCAAGATTTTGATGTGATCGTCATAGGTAGCGGCATTGGAGGACTGGTAGCCGGGAGTTTGCTGGCACGATATGGGCGATCGGTGCTGGTTTGTGAGAGCCATACCATTCCGGGAGGTGCAGTGCATGGGTTTAGCCGACGTGGGTTTCACTTTGATTCAGGCGCTTCCTTTTTTTGTGGCTTAAGTGACCCTCAGTCCTGTAATCCACTGCGGCAGGTGTTGGATGTGTTGGGCGAACCGATCGCAGCAGTTGCCTATGACCCGATGGGGCACTATCACTTTCCAGAAGGAACATTTCCGGTTTATGGCAATGCCGATCGCTACAAAGCTGCGATTGCTGAAGTTACGCCTCAAGGTGCAAAGGAGTTTGCTCAGTTTGAACAGCAGCTACTTCGGCTCTATCAGGGCTTACAAGACATTCCAACTCTGGCACTTCGGGCAGATCTGCATCTGATTCCAACCCTCCTGACTAGCTATCCCAAAGCACTCCTAAAATTGCTGCCTCAGCTGAGAACGATTCAAGGATCAGTGGGAGATGTGATGGATCAGTGGGTGCGTGACCCCCTGGGTGCGCCGCTTGATTGA
- a CDS encoding chromophore lyase CpcT/CpeT, which produces MSPIPTLTQWLPGEFDNRAQAQDQPIWFVHLRLWHRLLPIQIEGYPAFFAEQANALYLNNPYRQRVFVLKPTPDPEVCEAQYFAFKQPDRFKGAGANPALLTSLSLDDLERLPGCRLTVTHQNETYKAAPVPDTVCCFQYNGETRQVILGFEVSADRFLSYDRGIDPSTKQAIWGAVMGAYEFQKIGS; this is translated from the coding sequence ATGTCCCCCATTCCCACCCTGACCCAATGGCTTCCCGGCGAGTTTGACAACCGGGCGCAAGCGCAAGATCAGCCGATCTGGTTTGTCCATCTCCGGCTCTGGCATCGGCTACTGCCAATTCAGATTGAGGGGTATCCTGCTTTTTTTGCTGAACAAGCGAATGCGCTCTACCTCAACAACCCCTACCGTCAGCGCGTGTTTGTCCTCAAACCAACTCCTGATCCAGAAGTCTGTGAAGCCCAGTATTTCGCCTTCAAACAGCCCGATCGCTTTAAGGGCGCAGGGGCAAATCCAGCATTGCTGACCTCTCTGAGTCTAGATGATTTAGAGCGATTGCCTGGCTGCCGTCTTACTGTAACCCACCAAAACGAGACTTATAAAGCCGCTCCCGTGCCCGATACGGTCTGCTGCTTCCAGTACAACGGTGAAACCCGGCAGGTTATCCTGGGCTTTGAAGTCAGTGCCGATCGCTTTCTCAGCTACGATCGGGGCATTGACCCCAGCACAAAACAAGCAATTTGGGGCGCAGTGATGGGAGCCTACGAGTTCCAAAAAATTGGCTCCTGA